The window aaaattaataatatttaataaaaaattaattatatatttttactttttaataaataaataaatatgtgtgtgtgtgtatatatatataattttacaaagattaattaattcgataaattaataatagtaataactaacTATTCTTTGATGACAATATTTTTACTTCAAACATGAGTCTGTTTTTGTAAAATGGGACGAATAGAGCACTCTTATAAgggcatgaaaaaaataaacatgataaattaattgatcgaattgaataatctttggtggtttaattatattaatggATCGAATTGAGTAATCTTTGTATGGTTTAATCTATAAGGATATTAAATGATAATTGataaacaagaagaatatgatcTTGGTATAATTATAAcaattgcatatatatatatagagagagagagagaatgttaacatattttataagaaaattgaCATGTAAAAATCGAAAAATCAACATACTTGAGATTGATTTGTATCTTCATTATGTGTAAATGCAACTATCCAACCATCATCCTCGtcaacaccttcaacttttggaacAAAGGCAGCTCCACTCCAAAAAGTATTCTTTGGAAAAATGTGATATTCAACCTTAATCAaatcatattcttcttgtttatCATCCTAATAAATTCAACGTAACATTAAAACAAAAATGTCAGTTATATAAATAAATTCTACACTTTAAGAAAATGTCaacatatttaataatattattgtcACAAATTTATAAGTAGCAATTAccttagaaatttcaaattgtcTTTCTTCATAATGAAGTTTGGCTAGCCCTCCAAATTTAGCAAATCCACCTGGTAAATACTTTCCTAAATTCAAGATAATATGTTACAATGAAGTTTAATTAgtaacattaaaatatttttcaataaaaataaataaataaataaataggaataTTTAGTGAGGGGATAACTTTTATCAAATTGAAAATAGAGTACTAACCAGAGTTAGAATAAGTTTCTGAATTAAATAGTTGTACATAACCAAATTTGTTTTTAATACCGATGAAGTGTTCATTGATAATTGGAAATTCCATAATAAATTGATGATCAGCTGTAGTTTGATTTTTCATCTTCACTGCACTTGTTATCATGTTTAATCTCCATtcacaaatattaaaaaaagaaaaaagatcttTTGATGATTCGACATCATCTTTACTGAAGCTCGTCTCGTTCGATGAGTCCAAACTCAACTCGGCCTCATCTattgtgaggtttggtcttggtatAATCCATCGACGACATCTACATGCCCTCACCACCACCttttacacataaaaaaaaaaaaaaagtgaaatcaaATTAGTTAagcaatttttaagttttataataaaaaaatttgaagtgatcaagctaattaaaaaagaatttaaatacCTCATCTTTATCTTCAAAACAATTTATTAGATGAAATACATAACATGGTTCAACTTCAAACCATTTAATGGAATTAGCATCACCATAACGTGGCATTATTCCAATTCTTGCATAACCATCTTCATCATATTCTATTAATCTGCAAAATCATTTAAaggatataataaaaaaaatatttcattaaattgTAGAAtaactagaatttttttttatatacgtAAGATCATGTTCGAAATACTTACTGTTTTCCTCTAATAAGTCTGTTTAGGTCAAGAGTTAGTGGAAAATCCAATATCACATTGTACCTATATATAATAATTGGATTTAAGTTCATACACACTGAGCTACAAAAAATTCTAACATTATTAATACTCATGTAATGTAgttaactatttttaatttattttcaaattatcATATTAGGCTTAATACATAAAACGTAAACTCCTTAGTGATAACTACGTACCTTTCTGTAACTCCCATTTCATGGCAAAGAATACACTTATTGAAGTTGAGATCCACCTTGTGAACCATTTGTTTTCCATCAGCTGAAAATTGGAAGGaaacttataataaataaattagaaaaataaaaaataaacttccAATTTATGTCTCTTAATTTAGCTTCGAACTAGAAAAATAACATACCTGAAATGACACCTAGCTCAAAATAAGGCTTTATTGGATAGGTTCCCATTATAACAAGTTCACCTGTAACTGGAACTTTCTATCGAGATATGTTTAATATAGTGAGGAACATGTGACACGTACAATACagttaaataattaaaatggtactatattttttataaacCATTCACCTTTGGATGGGCTGTGAATGATTGATTCCAAGCTCCATTGACAGTCCAATTACCCAACGTTTCAAGTGTTTGTATGTTTATCTCTTGAG of the Capsicum annuum cultivar UCD-10X-F1 chromosome 11, UCD10Xv1.1, whole genome shotgun sequence genome contains:
- the LOC107847286 gene encoding carotenoid 9,10(9',10')-cleavage dioxygenase 1-like, which translates into the protein LRFGVFHKYTSNTNVFEHAKKYYSISENHMPQEINIQTLETLGNWTVNGAWNQSFTAHPKKVPVTGELVIMGTYPIKPYFELGVISADGKQMVHKVDLNFNKCILCHEMGVTERYNVILDFPLTLDLNRLIRGKQLIEYDEDGYARIGIMPRYGDANSIKWFEVEPCYVFHLINCFEDKDEVVVRACRCRRWIIPRPNLTIDEAELSLDSSNETSFSKDDVESSKDLFSFFNICEWRLNMITSAVKMKNQTTADHQFIMEFPIINEHFIGIKNKFGYVQLFNSETYSNSGGFAKFGGLAKLHYEERQFEISKVEYHIFPKNTFWSGAAFVPKVEGVDEDDGWIVAFTHNEDTNQSQEVALEVHQNSTRGAVENVGTTAKPNGIMNEPVRADRTNAFSNKSSSVLSCIQTTVDIPFQTAGPSSFELLDHALIGPGREGGISEGKHYEAILVDTDSIEVEHSMNERNPEFIDYSRFTIKRDIPEFCAKEGCITLPEHIQMCKFFIKKRVSYIISWNFAKGEQDRIKYLSKEIKVKGWTPKPVAPKTPDKGRKTTSSASVSQDKQALRERLKKALQDMESQETTNEEVLQLLEEASSTGSSDNNGDVLNPKGIARAYMDPY